A stretch of the Balneola vulgaris DSM 17893 genome encodes the following:
- a CDS encoding L-threonylcarbamoyladenylate synthase: MQNYVSQIKEGGIVAFPTETVYGLGASATNPSAIAKVFEQKGRPSDNPLIVHISSIDQLSDFTNYPLPKFAPQLMEKFWPGPLTIVIPKKASVLDSITAGLDTVAVRMPNHALALDFIQQTGPLVAPSANKSSRPSPTKASHVLADFGSSFPVIDGGPTEVGLESTVLDLTSEKPTILRPGSISKAEIEECLNSEVLEDNQQTDKPKSPGQKYSHYKPNAEVHWLTSEDEIDQDDTLFLLVNSETSEEHIVGYDGDYQKLARELYDRFRQADLHGYKKVIIEPFHKNNSPVAAALLNRIEKAIGK; the protein is encoded by the coding sequence ATGCAAAACTATGTATCTCAAATTAAGGAAGGCGGAATTGTAGCCTTTCCTACTGAAACCGTTTATGGGCTCGGAGCATCTGCTACCAACCCCTCTGCTATCGCCAAAGTATTTGAACAAAAAGGAAGGCCATCCGACAACCCACTTATCGTTCATATTTCATCGATAGATCAGCTTTCAGATTTCACTAACTATCCATTACCGAAATTTGCTCCCCAATTAATGGAGAAATTTTGGCCCGGCCCTTTAACCATAGTTATTCCTAAGAAGGCATCAGTCTTAGATTCCATCACTGCCGGCTTAGATACCGTGGCTGTTCGTATGCCGAACCATGCTTTAGCTCTCGACTTTATCCAGCAAACAGGGCCTCTTGTTGCTCCAAGTGCAAATAAGTCCAGCCGACCAAGCCCAACCAAAGCAAGCCATGTTCTCGCTGATTTTGGCAGTTCATTCCCAGTAATAGATGGAGGGCCTACAGAAGTGGGATTGGAATCAACTGTTCTTGATTTAACAAGTGAAAAACCCACCATTTTACGCCCAGGGAGTATTTCAAAAGCAGAAATTGAAGAGTGCCTGAACTCAGAAGTGCTAGAAGATAATCAACAAACGGATAAGCCTAAAAGTCCGGGACAAAAGTATTCTCATTACAAACCCAATGCTGAAGTCCATTGGCTAACTTCCGAAGATGAAATAGATCAAGATGATACTCTATTTCTACTCGTGAATAGTGAAACTTCAGAAGAACACATCGTTGGTTATGATGGAGATTATCAAAAGCTTGCTCGTGAACTCTATGACCGATTTAGGCAAGCGGACTTACATGGGTACAAAAAAGTAATCATTGAACCCTTTCATAAAAACAACTCTCCCGTTGCTGCAGCTCTTCTAAATAGAATCGAAAAAGCAATCGGTAAATAA
- a CDS encoding YwbE family protein, which translates to MDGTQRKDIQVGSSVKVVQKHHQRSGELTEGVVKRLLTKSPSHPHGIKVMLESGIVGRVKQVLS; encoded by the coding sequence ATGGACGGAACACAAAGAAAAGACATTCAAGTTGGCAGTAGCGTTAAGGTGGTACAGAAACATCACCAAAGATCTGGAGAGCTTACCGAAGGAGTAGTAAAACGCTTACTAACCAAATCACCCTCTCATCCTCACGGTATCAAAGTGATGCTCGAATCTGGAATTGTTGGGAGAGTAAAGCAGGTTCTATCCTAA
- a CDS encoding M42 family metallopeptidase, producing the protein MAKITSNEFLEDLLITPSPTGFEKGGVKVWKNYVEQFSDEVVTDAYGSAAAKINTSGDVATVMLEAHCDEIGMVVQHITDNGFIYVNKLGGSDSTIARAKKVFIHNKRGRVVGITGNTAIHLQTTKNGGGKQPAWKDIYVDIGVSSKEEALELIQVGDPITYASDMEFLNDDILSGRALDNRMGGYIIAEAMRSLSERKSELKVNVIALNSVQEEVGGFGARMMSYRFMPDVALVTDVTHATDTPGIDQKEHGTVEMGNGPTIQHGGANHPSVVSFLEDVCEKSSIEVQHEATSVRTGTDTDSIFYQQTGIPSALISLPLRYMHSPVETCNMKDVEALITIMVEAVLAMRPDQTFSVFED; encoded by the coding sequence ATGGCTAAAATTACAAGTAACGAGTTTTTAGAAGATCTACTGATTACCCCAAGTCCAACCGGTTTTGAAAAGGGAGGAGTAAAAGTTTGGAAGAACTATGTAGAACAGTTTTCTGACGAAGTAGTTACTGATGCTTATGGTTCAGCTGCCGCTAAAATCAATACGAGTGGTGATGTAGCTACAGTAATGTTAGAAGCACATTGTGATGAAATAGGTATGGTGGTTCAACACATTACCGACAATGGCTTTATCTATGTAAATAAGCTAGGTGGAAGTGATTCAACCATTGCTCGCGCTAAAAAAGTATTTATCCATAATAAAAGAGGCCGTGTTGTAGGGATAACAGGAAATACGGCTATTCACCTACAAACCACAAAAAATGGTGGGGGTAAGCAACCTGCATGGAAAGACATTTATGTTGATATCGGGGTGTCTTCAAAAGAGGAAGCCTTAGAGCTTATTCAAGTTGGCGACCCTATTACCTATGCCTCAGATATGGAGTTTTTGAATGATGATATCCTATCAGGCCGTGCTTTAGATAATAGAATGGGTGGATACATCATTGCCGAGGCTATGCGTAGCTTAAGTGAGCGTAAAAGCGAGCTAAAAGTAAATGTGATTGCTCTTAATTCGGTACAAGAGGAAGTAGGTGGTTTCGGTGCTCGAATGATGAGCTATAGATTTATGCCTGATGTAGCTTTGGTAACCGATGTAACCCATGCTACAGATACCCCCGGTATTGACCAAAAAGAACATGGTACTGTGGAAATGGGTAATGGTCCTACTATCCAACATGGTGGTGCAAATCATCCATCCGTAGTGTCCTTTTTAGAAGATGTGTGTGAAAAATCGAGCATCGAAGTTCAGCATGAAGCCACTAGTGTAAGAACAGGAACCGATACCGATAGTATTTTCTATCAACAAACGGGAATTCCGAGTGCACTTATTTCTCTGCCATTAAGATATATGCATTCACCCGTAGAGACATGTAATATGAAAGATGTAGAAGCACTAATCACCATCATGGTGGAAGCGGTGCTAGCCATGCGGCCCGACCAAACGTTTAGTGTTTTCGAAGATTAA
- a CDS encoding acyl-CoA thioesterase → MDKLPYNEDQFYHWHKIETRFRDLDTLRHVNNANFFTYYEEARIHFLAHYASKSGAEFGKTKSFVLVKAETEFLGQIKYPSTLLVGTGILEVGNSSLVALQAIYDEKDKSLKSMAKTKGVWFDLEKQRPTRLPEIENLDEMLVTLP, encoded by the coding sequence ATGGACAAACTTCCCTATAACGAAGATCAATTTTACCATTGGCATAAAATTGAAACTCGATTCAGAGACCTCGATACACTGCGGCATGTAAACAATGCCAACTTTTTCACATACTATGAAGAGGCAAGAATTCATTTCTTAGCTCATTATGCATCAAAAAGTGGAGCCGAATTCGGTAAAACCAAATCGTTTGTGCTTGTTAAAGCAGAGACCGAGTTTCTAGGGCAAATAAAGTACCCTAGCACGCTGTTAGTAGGCACAGGCATTCTCGAGGTAGGCAACTCAAGTTTAGTGGCTTTACAAGCCATTTATGATGAAAAGGATAAATCATTAAAGAGCATGGCCAAAACAAAGGGAGTATGGTTTGATTTAGAAAAACAACGCCCTACCCGTTTACCTGAGATCGAGAATCTCGATGAAATGTTAGTTACATTGCCCTAA
- a CDS encoding HD domain-containing protein produces the protein MDKSTRYKIFNDPVHGFITVPKGIILKLIDHPYVQRLRRVRQLGLGYMVFPAAEHSRFSHALGALELGKRVLNNLREKDTTISDKEYEGTLIAILLHDIGHGPLSHTLEHTLVKDFNHEMMSLAVMKELNKEFDGALDTAIAIFTNQYKKKFLHQLISSQLDLDRLDYLSRDSFFTGVSEGRIGINRILKTMRVHKGNIVIEKKGIYAIENYIIARRLMYMQVYLHKTVLSADALIRAIFKRVRHLMDTKSNLEFASQSLKYFIEEQPSAKRQITKKMMAYYMQLDDYDVYLNIKFWALNNDKVLSDLCNRFLDRSLFRTTFFDSVPTDEQKEAIHQRTKLALKKLNLPYGNESAAYYYSFDRSYTEAYKYQNESIWILNDGNAVEFSKAADTKNIIALTEPVVKNFCVHLKEIDVH, from the coding sequence ATGGATAAAAGTACACGATACAAGATCTTTAACGATCCGGTTCATGGTTTCATAACCGTACCAAAAGGAATCATCCTTAAACTTATTGATCACCCTTATGTGCAACGCCTTCGCAGAGTACGGCAACTAGGCTTGGGGTATATGGTATTCCCTGCTGCCGAACACTCTCGATTTTCCCATGCCTTAGGAGCCCTAGAATTAGGTAAACGTGTACTTAACAATCTTCGCGAAAAGGATACAACCATTAGCGACAAAGAGTATGAAGGCACCTTAATTGCCATACTTCTTCATGATATTGGACACGGCCCCCTTTCTCACACTTTAGAGCATACTTTGGTTAAAGACTTTAATCATGAAATGATGAGTCTTGCAGTGATGAAAGAACTTAACAAGGAGTTCGATGGTGCACTGGATACCGCAATTGCCATTTTCACCAATCAGTACAAAAAGAAGTTTCTACATCAATTAATTTCATCCCAGTTAGACCTAGATCGCTTGGATTATCTAAGCCGAGATAGTTTTTTCACAGGCGTATCGGAAGGACGAATTGGGATCAATCGTATCCTTAAAACTATGCGTGTTCACAAAGGGAACATCGTGATTGAGAAAAAAGGTATTTATGCGATCGAGAACTATATCATTGCTCGCCGTTTGATGTACATGCAAGTATACCTGCATAAAACGGTATTAAGCGCTGATGCTTTGATTAGAGCGATTTTCAAAAGAGTTCGTCACTTGATGGATACCAAATCCAACTTAGAATTCGCCTCTCAAAGCTTAAAGTATTTCATTGAAGAACAGCCTTCTGCAAAGCGCCAGATTACTAAAAAAATGATGGCCTACTATATGCAGTTGGATGACTACGATGTGTATCTAAACATTAAATTTTGGGCACTAAATAACGACAAAGTATTATCCGATTTATGTAACCGATTTTTAGATCGCAGCCTGTTCCGTACTACTTTCTTCGACTCGGTTCCAACCGATGAACAAAAAGAAGCTATTCATCAGCGAACAAAATTAGCCCTTAAAAAGCTGAACCTGCCTTACGGTAATGAAAGTGCTGCTTACTACTACAGTTTTGACCGAAGCTATACAGAAGCCTACAAATACCAGAATGAAAGCATCTGGATTTTGAATGATGGGAATGCTGTTGAGTTTTCGAAAGCAGCAGATACGAAGAATATCATTGCCCTTACCGAGCCCGTAGTTAAAAACTTCTGTGTACACCTTAAAGAGATTGACGTACACTAA
- a CDS encoding MFS transporter: MRNQIGVEPVSGHSVRFLKNWGNHPIYNLRFALVCLSSYFFSASFNMLIPELPAYLSQMGGAEYKGLIISLFTLTAGLSRPFSGRLTDTLGRKPVMFIGAFFCVICGFLYPVLGTVAGFLFLRLMHGFSTGFSPTAYAAYVSDIVPANKWGEALGLQSIFFSVGMASGPALGSYIKLYYSFEVLFYSSSLLAFCSMAFMLALKETVGQRKPLSWDMIKITRHDIFAREVLPPSIVIFLSYLAFGSILTLIPDWSDGLGFANKGLFFVVFTLSSVLVRFIAGKASDRYGRVPVIIVGLVGMVLSLSVMGSFETQIGLMVAATLYGLSLGILSPALNAWTVDLSPTNARGKGIATMFIALEAGIGFGAFFSGWYYQDVLSRIPIVFYVCAVANIIALGYIIHRSHRQRQTLEP; this comes from the coding sequence ATGAGAAATCAAATAGGGGTAGAGCCCGTAAGCGGTCATAGTGTAAGGTTCTTAAAAAACTGGGGTAATCACCCCATTTACAACCTGCGCTTTGCACTTGTTTGCTTAAGTTCATACTTCTTTTCTGCCAGCTTTAATATGCTAATACCGGAGCTCCCGGCTTATTTAAGCCAAATGGGAGGAGCTGAGTATAAAGGCTTAATCATTTCCTTATTTACACTCACAGCAGGGCTATCACGCCCTTTTAGTGGCCGATTAACGGATACGCTAGGTAGAAAGCCGGTGATGTTCATTGGTGCTTTCTTCTGTGTGATTTGTGGGTTTTTATACCCAGTGCTAGGTACTGTTGCTGGCTTTTTATTCCTGAGATTGATGCATGGATTTTCAACGGGATTTAGTCCAACGGCTTATGCAGCTTATGTATCCGACATTGTTCCCGCCAATAAATGGGGTGAAGCACTTGGACTACAAAGTATATTTTTTAGTGTGGGTATGGCATCAGGTCCTGCATTGGGTAGCTATATCAAACTTTACTATTCGTTCGAAGTACTATTCTATAGTTCTTCATTACTCGCTTTCTGCTCCATGGCATTCATGCTCGCACTCAAAGAAACTGTAGGGCAGAGGAAGCCACTCAGCTGGGATATGATCAAAATTACTCGGCATGATATCTTTGCCCGTGAAGTATTACCGCCGTCAATCGTAATATTCCTTTCTTATTTAGCCTTTGGATCCATATTAACACTCATCCCCGATTGGAGCGATGGGTTAGGCTTCGCCAACAAGGGGCTATTCTTTGTGGTATTCACTCTATCCTCGGTGCTAGTTAGGTTTATCGCGGGGAAGGCATCAGATCGTTATGGGCGAGTCCCAGTAATCATAGTTGGGTTGGTAGGTATGGTGCTTTCTTTAAGTGTGATGGGTAGTTTTGAAACACAAATAGGCCTGATGGTTGCTGCAACTTTGTACGGACTATCCCTAGGGATTTTATCGCCAGCATTGAATGCTTGGACTGTAGACTTAAGCCCCACAAACGCTCGTGGCAAAGGCATCGCAACCATGTTTATAGCACTAGAAGCGGGGATCGGTTTTGGAGCCTTTTTCTCAGGGTGGTACTATCAGGATGTACTTTCGCGAATACCTATAGTGTTCTATGTATGTGCCGTAGCGAACATCATTGCATTGGGTTACATAATCCATCGTTCGCATCGCCAACGACAAACTTTAGAACCGTAA
- a CDS encoding efflux RND transporter permease subunit, with product MKKILRLFRPLLKLNIEHPFLVVGFSLILAVLGGYYAIQLKIDTDIANLLPKDNPNVLALEKLKDTVGGETEMQVAIKSPSFEANKRFAEALIPKTLELYYPRYEDTYFSGVEFQRDTESIKNNALYLASEQELDDVIDWLQDEITTAKEDANPFLIDFGDDFEDEEEEVDEDKAAKFQESYEMLVPSEYPVNEDSTIMVVKFYPTGSKSDIKYLEDMFVAYQELIDSLDPASFHPEMEVRFGGRLKRHLEELTSIMDDVIGSFASGISGVIVLVMLYFFVKKYLHYRKGKSEELKHSIWSHVLRIPVPVLIIGLPLVMSLVWTFGLTYFYLGMLNTMTSVLFVILFGLGIDYGIHYYARYIELRSSGYSVEDAIYQTNDKTGEAIFVSAFTTAAALYVLMFADFRGFSEFGFISGTGIILALFAMLYVLPSLLVIFEKFNWVLFSKKEEHHVVQTKRYPLARFTVVLGLTISALVIGFSGSLGFEYNFGKLEPTFPEYEEFRRVAGQVGETSKRNPAYIIADSDEEVEGLVEVLNRKIEADTTSPTVESVEALQDRFPSTEEEENAKLQKIARVRELLQDPVLVNKDDEELDKLRLAAQTKEPLTIDQIPDYLKSRFITKDGEVGRFVIIYPSVGLSDGKKSIAFKDDIGSVELDNGKTYYAGSTSIVAANMLDLMRTESPYMVGATFIIIYLFMLFTFRSFRWSVIAMLPLVVGLLWLFGIMMVFDIQFNFYNLVVLPAILGIGEDSGVHLAHRYREEGRNSMWQVLSSTGQHITMGSVTTMLGFAGLLFTSHPGLQSIGVIAVLGIGMTLLTSLTFLPALIQWLEDKNWIRF from the coding sequence ATGAAAAAAATATTAAGGCTTTTTAGACCCCTTCTTAAACTCAACATAGAACACCCATTTTTAGTAGTTGGGTTTAGCTTAATTCTTGCAGTTCTAGGTGGGTATTATGCAATTCAGTTAAAGATTGATACGGATATTGCAAACCTGCTTCCTAAAGACAATCCAAACGTATTAGCCCTCGAGAAACTAAAGGATACGGTAGGTGGTGAAACAGAAATGCAGGTAGCTATTAAGTCGCCTAGTTTCGAAGCCAATAAGAGGTTTGCTGAGGCTTTAATCCCAAAGACTTTAGAGCTGTATTACCCACGATATGAAGACACGTATTTTAGTGGGGTTGAATTTCAGAGAGATACAGAGTCTATAAAGAATAACGCTCTTTATTTAGCCAGCGAGCAAGAATTAGACGATGTAATAGATTGGTTGCAGGATGAGATTACAACGGCGAAAGAAGATGCCAATCCATTCTTAATCGATTTTGGGGATGATTTTGAGGATGAAGAGGAAGAAGTAGACGAAGACAAAGCGGCGAAATTCCAAGAAAGCTACGAAATGTTAGTGCCTTCAGAATATCCGGTGAATGAGGATAGCACGATCATGGTAGTAAAGTTTTACCCAACGGGATCAAAAAGTGACATTAAGTATCTAGAGGATATGTTCGTTGCTTATCAGGAGCTTATTGATTCGCTAGATCCAGCTTCATTTCACCCTGAAATGGAAGTGCGATTTGGTGGACGTTTGAAGCGTCACCTTGAAGAATTAACCTCCATTATGGACGACGTAATAGGAAGTTTTGCTTCTGGTATTAGTGGCGTAATTGTACTTGTGATGCTTTACTTCTTTGTGAAGAAGTACTTGCATTACCGCAAAGGAAAATCTGAAGAACTCAAGCACTCTATTTGGAGTCATGTATTACGAATTCCAGTACCCGTACTAATTATTGGTCTACCTTTGGTAATGAGCTTGGTGTGGACCTTCGGGCTCACCTATTTTTATTTAGGGATGCTCAATACCATGACATCGGTATTATTCGTAATTCTATTCGGTCTGGGCATCGATTATGGGATTCACTATTACGCTCGTTATATCGAATTAAGATCTTCAGGTTATAGTGTTGAAGATGCTATATATCAAACCAATGATAAAACAGGTGAGGCCATATTTGTAAGTGCATTTACTACAGCTGCAGCACTTTATGTCCTCATGTTTGCAGACTTCAGAGGCTTCTCTGAATTTGGCTTTATTTCAGGAACAGGAATCATATTGGCACTCTTTGCCATGCTGTATGTACTGCCATCATTATTGGTAATATTTGAGAAATTCAACTGGGTATTATTCTCCAAAAAGGAAGAGCATCATGTAGTTCAAACCAAACGCTATCCTTTAGCTCGATTTACGGTTGTACTTGGTTTAACCATTTCAGCCTTGGTAATAGGTTTTAGTGGTTCACTTGGCTTTGAATATAATTTCGGGAAACTCGAACCTACCTTCCCTGAATATGAGGAGTTTAGAAGAGTAGCGGGGCAAGTAGGAGAGACCTCAAAGAGAAATCCAGCCTATATAATCGCCGATTCAGATGAAGAAGTTGAAGGGTTGGTTGAAGTGTTAAATAGAAAGATTGAAGCCGATACTACTTCCCCAACCGTAGAAAGTGTTGAGGCCCTACAAGATCGATTCCCATCTACAGAGGAGGAAGAAAATGCAAAGCTTCAGAAAATAGCTCGTGTTCGTGAGTTACTACAAGATCCCGTTCTAGTGAACAAGGATGACGAGGAGTTGGATAAACTAAGATTGGCTGCTCAAACAAAAGAGCCACTCACTATCGATCAAATTCCTGATTACCTGAAATCCCGATTCATAACTAAGGATGGAGAAGTAGGACGTTTTGTAATCATATATCCATCTGTAGGCTTATCTGATGGGAAGAAGTCCATTGCCTTTAAGGATGATATAGGGAGTGTAGAACTAGATAATGGCAAGACTTATTACGCTGGGAGCACAAGTATTGTAGCCGCGAATATGTTGGACTTAATGCGTACAGAAAGCCCATATATGGTTGGTGCTACATTTATCATCATCTATCTATTCATGCTCTTTACTTTCCGATCCTTTAGGTGGTCGGTAATAGCGATGTTGCCATTAGTGGTTGGCTTACTGTGGCTGTTCGGTATAATGATGGTGTTTGATATTCAATTTAACTTCTACAATCTCGTAGTGTTACCCGCCATACTTGGTATTGGTGAAGATAGTGGAGTTCATTTAGCACACCGCTATCGTGAAGAAGGTAGAAACTCGATGTGGCAAGTACTTTCAAGTACTGGGCAGCATATTACCATGGGATCGGTTACAACCATGTTAGGATTTGCTGGATTGTTATTCACAAGTCACCCTGGTTTGCAATCGATTGGAGTGATTGCCGTATTAGGTATTGGGATGACCTTATTAACATCCTTAACCTTCCTGCCTGCTCTTATTCAGTGGCTAGAAGACAAAAATTGGATTCGATTCTAA
- a CDS encoding DUF3047 domain-containing protein, translated as MPQSLLTYITLLLIVLCAHSPLSAQDKSEAPKKFLVDDFDNETVDDLPEKWFNQKGEAKPITYTGDLRATYHYRIMEEEGNMFLRFEGKRGKHLSFPLRNKEHLDIYETPILTWKWRIHEYPAGANEDDGDKNDAAASIYVAFDLGRVLFKKVPKSIRYTWSSTLPKGTELSKFYGNQKIIVIGTGGDKQGEWQTFERDIVADYKRLFGDNPPAKPLAILILSDANNTEDIAKADYDDIYLKSAQN; from the coding sequence ATGCCTCAATCTTTACTCACTTATATAACCCTTCTGTTAATTGTACTATGTGCGCATTCGCCTTTGTCTGCACAGGATAAAAGTGAAGCACCAAAAAAATTTCTTGTTGATGATTTTGACAATGAAACGGTAGATGATTTACCCGAAAAATGGTTCAACCAAAAAGGCGAAGCAAAACCAATTACTTACACAGGGGATCTACGAGCTACATATCACTACCGGATTATGGAAGAAGAGGGGAATATGTTTCTTCGATTTGAAGGCAAACGAGGGAAGCATTTAAGTTTTCCATTAAGGAATAAAGAACATTTAGATATTTATGAGACTCCTATCCTTACGTGGAAATGGCGTATCCACGAATATCCTGCAGGTGCGAATGAAGATGATGGTGATAAGAATGATGCAGCTGCAAGCATCTATGTAGCTTTTGACTTAGGGCGTGTTCTGTTTAAAAAAGTACCTAAGAGTATTCGTTATACATGGAGTTCCACGCTCCCAAAAGGAACGGAGTTATCAAAGTTTTACGGTAATCAAAAAATTATAGTGATTGGTACAGGTGGCGATAAGCAAGGAGAATGGCAAACTTTTGAACGAGATATAGTTGCAGATTACAAACGATTATTCGGGGATAATCCGCCAGCTAAACCACTTGCCATCTTAATCCTAAGCGATGCAAACAACACGGAAGATATAGCCAAAGCGGATTACGACGACATATATTTAAAATCGGCTCAAAATTGA
- a CDS encoding class I SAM-dependent methyltransferase: MSYFTELRIKHIDHKFILIPLALLIVLSPVVIYFFELLTYLIFLQVYSLIFILITIIHAQRSILEEIRYKDGRDQAMMNIHRIVNPRFPIPSLTGWAAFPGLIELILSEVKRNKPNHIFEIGSGSSTIITSYLLEELGNGHITSLDHSEHYVGKTRDDLKLHELEQFADLHYAPLTSVSINNESYSWYDLSAINLSELPKIDLLVVDGPPEKTQKHARYPALPLLIDHLSENAVVILDDAARSEEQEIVNRWLKEFPGFTHQYIYTEKGLSILRRA; encoded by the coding sequence ATGTCATATTTTACAGAGCTTCGAATTAAGCATATCGATCACAAATTCATCTTAATTCCTCTGGCTCTACTAATTGTACTTAGCCCAGTAGTAATCTATTTTTTTGAGCTCCTTACTTATCTGATTTTTCTACAGGTATACTCTCTCATTTTCATATTGATTACGATCATTCATGCGCAGCGTTCTATACTCGAAGAGATTCGATATAAAGATGGACGTGACCAAGCAATGATGAATATCCACCGTATAGTGAATCCTAGATTCCCCATACCTTCATTAACAGGTTGGGCAGCATTCCCAGGGCTAATTGAACTTATCCTATCTGAAGTTAAACGAAATAAGCCTAATCACATTTTTGAAATTGGAAGTGGCTCTTCTACCATCATTACTTCATACTTATTGGAAGAATTAGGTAACGGTCACATCACTTCATTGGATCATAGTGAACACTATGTGGGAAAAACACGAGATGACCTAAAACTTCATGAGTTAGAGCAATTTGCAGATTTGCATTACGCACCGCTTACCTCTGTTTCAATAAATAATGAGTCATACAGCTGGTACGATTTATCTGCTATCAACTTAAGTGAATTGCCAAAAATTGATTTATTAGTGGTTGATGGTCCGCCCGAAAAAACCCAAAAACATGCTCGTTACCCAGCCCTACCCCTTTTGATTGATCACCTTTCAGAAAATGCTGTGGTTATTTTAGACGATGCAGCACGTTCCGAAGAACAAGAAATTGTGAACCGTTGGCTAAAGGAATTTCCCGGCTTTACCCATCAATATATCTATACCGAAAAAGGGTTATCTATTCTTCGAAGGGCTTAA
- a CDS encoding oligosaccharide flippase family protein, producing MSAKSLTQKTMVVVFSRVLTSLIDLTTAVIIIRILSKTEYAIVGYLLMIYEVARYVSTLGFPESIFYYFEHLSKNFRKAFALQTCGILLVTGLISGALIMLIKVLAPWLISDQFEPQVIETIQQFLPYIAIIAIFEIPSWPVHNILLASDRQKEAGWYQVITSLMSFVALIGPFALGYGIEWALYGMILYAIIRFVGSLIWMLVILPPGELKTPKGNFKEQIGFSLPLGISSFVNQFNKYADKFIVTLFLSEIAYAEYLAGATEVPIIRVIPFAVGTVLISRYVSHKIKNEHENLINVWHKGIKKVAIIVIPLTIMIVVTASSFISLLFETDGKSYQGSVLPFQLYNLIILIRVAHYGSILQAYGDTKGVLRLSISLMVLNVLLSVPFTIWFGINGTAAATLIANVINWVFTLQRIAGHMKVPIQKVLPVKHYSAVLITSSVVGVIVYLLGNLGWPDVDAKLDLTYNVVSYIGLYLVLGSLFKVITREEWRNLKEMLSFSFLWK from the coding sequence ATGTCGGCTAAGTCACTGACCCAAAAAACGATGGTGGTAGTATTCTCACGAGTGCTTACCTCATTAATTGACCTTACTACGGCAGTTATCATTATTCGGATTCTATCCAAAACCGAATACGCTATAGTTGGTTACCTATTGATGATCTATGAAGTAGCGCGGTATGTATCCACCTTAGGATTCCCTGAAAGTATTTTCTACTACTTTGAGCACTTATCGAAAAACTTCAGAAAAGCTTTTGCCCTACAAACCTGTGGAATATTATTAGTTACAGGATTGATTTCTGGAGCGCTCATAATGTTGATAAAAGTGCTCGCACCTTGGCTGATAAGTGACCAATTTGAGCCTCAGGTTATAGAAACGATACAGCAGTTCCTGCCTTACATAGCCATTATTGCAATTTTCGAGATCCCTTCGTGGCCGGTTCATAACATATTATTAGCATCAGATCGTCAAAAAGAAGCGGGTTGGTATCAGGTAATTACCAGCTTGATGTCGTTTGTAGCGCTAATTGGTCCTTTTGCTCTTGGTTATGGCATTGAATGGGCGCTTTACGGGATGATATTGTATGCGATTATCCGCTTTGTTGGTTCACTCATTTGGATGCTCGTAATTCTACCACCGGGTGAATTGAAAACGCCAAAAGGGAATTTTAAAGAACAGATTGGCTTTTCTTTACCCCTCGGCATCTCATCTTTTGTTAACCAGTTCAATAAGTACGCTGATAAGTTTATTGTAACGCTTTTCTTGAGTGAAATAGCCTATGCCGAATATTTGGCAGGAGCTACCGAGGTTCCCATCATCAGAGTGATTCCATTTGCAGTAGGTACTGTATTAATTTCGAGATATGTAAGCCATAAGATCAAAAATGAGCATGAGAACCTGATTAATGTATGGCATAAAGGGATTAAGAAAGTAGCCATAATCGTAATCCCTTTAACGATTATGATCGTAGTTACCGCTTCGAGTTTCATCTCACTTTTATTTGAAACAGATGGGAAGAGTTATCAAGGATCGGTATTACCATTTCAGCTATACAACTTAATAATATTGATTCGTGTAGCACATTATGGAAGTATACTTCAAGCGTATGGCGATACCAAAGGGGTGCTGAGATTGAGTATTTCTTTAATGGTTTTAAATGTGTTATTAAGTGTTCCTTTTACCATTTGGTTTGGTATAAATGGTACGGCCGCCGCTACTTTAATTGCCAACGTGATCAATTGGGTGTTTACTCTTCAACGAATTGCAGGGCATATGAAGGTGCCTATTCAGAAAGTACTGCCGGTTAAGCATTACAGTGCCGTACTCATTACCTCTTCAGTTGTAGGTGTGATTGTATATCTGTTGGGTAACCTTGGCTGGCCTGATGTAGATGCCAAACTAGATCTCACCTACAATGTGGTTAGTTATATAGGATTATACCTAGTGCTTGGTTCGCTATTCAAAGTGATTACTAGAGAAGAATGGCGAAATCTAAAAGAGATGTTAAGTTTTAGCTTTTTGTGGAAGTAA